In Streptomyces nodosus, one DNA window encodes the following:
- a CDS encoding MFS transporter, with amino-acid sequence MRRWLAGPGTEATPAAIAALGALMAATFCIVTTENLPAGLLPQISSGLGVSLSATGQLVTGYALTVTLLTVPLTYATRRIPRRPLLLGLMTLFVLAGLSSAAAPNFALLLASRAVTALVHAVFWAVVTVTATGLFPPSVRGRIVAMVYGAGSMATILGVPAGSWIGQQAGWRAAFVALSGIGLIALVTVVVFLPSTAVTQTPASHTTAPDTPRYTVLLVTIVLAMTGLSMAFTYTVPFLTDVSGFSMQAVSPLLLLRGAVGIASVAVAGHLADHHPRLATTVPVALLSVSLIGMYLVGTVPLLAAVLMAVSGVALFTMITTLTSELLAVAPGNLYIASAGGNAVFNAGTAAGAVLGGLVLSDFGVRSVTLAGGLLAAAALAVLLADQLIGRVPRSSRETVTDSS; translated from the coding sequence GTGCGCCGATGGCTGGCCGGCCCCGGCACCGAGGCCACACCGGCCGCGATCGCGGCACTGGGCGCGCTCATGGCCGCCACATTCTGCATCGTGACCACGGAGAACCTACCGGCCGGCCTGCTCCCACAGATCTCCTCCGGCCTCGGAGTATCACTGTCGGCCACAGGCCAACTCGTCACCGGGTACGCCCTGACCGTGACACTGCTCACCGTCCCACTGACCTACGCCACCCGCCGAATACCACGCCGCCCACTCCTGCTGGGCCTGATGACACTGTTCGTGCTGGCTGGCCTGAGCTCGGCCGCCGCCCCGAACTTCGCCCTGCTGCTGGCTTCCCGGGCTGTGACGGCACTGGTGCACGCCGTCTTCTGGGCAGTGGTCACGGTCACCGCCACAGGCCTGTTCCCGCCGTCGGTACGAGGCCGGATCGTCGCCATGGTGTACGGGGCCGGCTCGATGGCGACGATCCTCGGCGTCCCCGCCGGAAGCTGGATCGGCCAGCAGGCAGGGTGGCGCGCGGCGTTCGTGGCGCTGAGCGGGATCGGCCTGATCGCACTGGTCACCGTCGTCGTCTTCCTGCCCTCCACCGCCGTCACGCAGACGCCTGCCTCCCACACCACCGCCCCGGACACACCCCGTTACACCGTGCTGCTCGTGACGATCGTGCTGGCCATGACAGGCCTGTCGATGGCGTTCACCTACACGGTGCCCTTCCTCACGGACGTCAGCGGGTTCTCCATGCAGGCGGTCAGCCCCCTGCTGCTGTTGCGCGGTGCGGTCGGCATCGCCTCGGTGGCCGTCGCCGGCCACCTCGCGGACCATCACCCGAGGCTGGCCACGACGGTGCCGGTGGCTCTGCTGTCCGTGTCACTGATCGGCATGTATCTGGTGGGGACGGTGCCGCTCCTTGCGGCCGTGCTGATGGCGGTTTCAGGCGTCGCACTGTTCACCATGATCACTACGCTGACCAGCGAACTCCTGGCCGTCGCCCCCGGCAACCTCTATATCGCCTCCGCCGGCGGTAACGCGGTGTTCAACGCGGGGACGGCCGCCGGAGCCGTGCTCGGCGGCCTGGTCCTGTCCGATTTCGGCGTCCGCAGCGTCACGCTCGCCGGCGGCCTGCTGGCCGCCGCGGCGTTGGCCGTCCTCCTGGCCGACCAGCTGATCGGACGGGTCCCGCGCAGCTCGCGCGAGACGGTCACCGACAGCTCATAA
- a CDS encoding SDR family oxidoreductase translates to MTLLKDSTVLVTGANGGIGAALVQAALDRGARRVYAAARTEKQWDDERVVPLHLDLTDAVSIEQAAATASDTTVLINNAAIFPHGDLLTAPWEQVTEVIEINLTAPIRLTRALAPALRSAKGALVNVNSVLSWFAVGKAHSVSKAGLWMATNAFRLELAPDGVQVLGVYPGPTDTPMQAGKDPAGMNKPADVATAIYDALEAGEHELLVDDMTRKVHSALSAPVTALYPALAQ, encoded by the coding sequence ATGACTCTGCTCAAGGACTCCACCGTCCTCGTCACCGGTGCGAACGGCGGGATTGGCGCCGCCCTCGTGCAGGCCGCTCTCGATCGCGGTGCTCGCCGCGTGTACGCGGCCGCCCGCACCGAAAAGCAGTGGGACGACGAGCGTGTGGTCCCGCTCCACCTCGACCTCACCGATGCCGTGTCGATCGAGCAGGCTGCGGCTACGGCTTCGGACACCACGGTCCTGATCAACAATGCCGCGATCTTCCCGCACGGCGATCTGCTGACCGCCCCGTGGGAGCAAGTCACCGAGGTGATCGAGATCAACCTCACCGCCCCCATCCGTCTCACCCGAGCCCTCGCTCCAGCTCTGCGCTCAGCGAAGGGCGCCCTGGTGAACGTGAACTCCGTGCTCAGCTGGTTCGCCGTCGGCAAGGCACACAGCGTCTCCAAGGCCGGGCTCTGGATGGCCACCAACGCCTTCCGCCTCGAACTCGCGCCCGACGGTGTGCAGGTGCTCGGCGTGTACCCCGGACCGACCGACACGCCCATGCAGGCCGGCAAGGACCCCGCAGGGATGAACAAGCCTGCGGATGTCGCCACCGCGATCTACGACGCGCTCGAAGCCGGTGAACACGAGCTCCTCGTCGACGACATGACTCGAAAGGTCCACTCCGCGCTCTCCGCGCCCGTCACCGCCCTCTACCCGGCACTCGCCCAGTAG
- a CDS encoding PIG-L family deacetylase: MTDRPLTLMAVHAHPDDEATGTGGVLARYAAEGIRTVLVTCTDGGCGDGPGGVKPGDPGHDPAAVALMRRQELDASCDVLKISDLEMLDYADSGMMGWPSNDAPGSFWQTPVQEGAARLADIMRHYRPDVVVTYDENGFYGHPDHIQAHRITMAALEMTGLTPKVYWTTMPRSMMQRFGEIMREFHEDMPEPDPAEAAAMAEIGLPDDEITTWVDTIAFSGQKFDALAAHASQGENIFFLKMGKERFGELMGMETFVRVQDATGATMPENDLFAGLR, encoded by the coding sequence ATGACTGACCGGCCCTTGACGCTCATGGCAGTACATGCCCACCCCGACGACGAGGCCACGGGCACCGGAGGGGTCCTCGCGCGGTACGCGGCGGAGGGCATCCGCACGGTTCTCGTGACGTGTACGGACGGCGGTTGCGGTGACGGACCGGGTGGTGTCAAGCCGGGCGATCCCGGGCACGATCCGGCGGCGGTCGCCTTGATGCGCCGTCAAGAACTTGACGCGAGCTGTGACGTCCTGAAGATCAGCGATCTTGAGATGCTGGACTACGCGGACTCCGGGATGATGGGCTGGCCGAGCAATGACGCCCCCGGATCCTTCTGGCAGACCCCCGTGCAGGAAGGCGCGGCCCGACTCGCGGATATCATGCGGCACTACCGACCCGATGTGGTCGTCACCTACGACGAGAACGGCTTCTACGGCCACCCGGACCACATCCAGGCCCACCGCATCACGATGGCGGCGCTGGAGATGACCGGGCTGACACCGAAGGTGTACTGGACCACGATGCCCCGCTCGATGATGCAGCGGTTCGGCGAAATCATGCGCGAGTTTCATGAGGACATGCCGGAGCCGGATCCTGCCGAGGCCGCCGCGATGGCCGAGATCGGCCTCCCGGACGACGAGATCACCACATGGGTGGACACCATCGCGTTCAGCGGTCAGAAGTTCGACGCGTTGGCCGCGCACGCCAGTCAGGGTGAGAACATCTTCTTCCTCAAGATGGGCAAGGAGAGGTTCGGCGAGCTGATGGGCATGGAGACCTTCGTACGTGTCCAGGACGCCACCGGTGCGACCATGCCCGAGAACGATCTCTTCGCCGGACTGCGCTGA
- a CDS encoding ParB/RepB/Spo0J family partition protein encodes MNGGGPAGVHAGGGSERLALLGGAELVDCPVERLSPALLAGGVVVRTAGEDVSHVRLLAGLESELPPIVVHRSTMRVIDGMHRVRAAEMRGDTVILVQFFDGDEEDAFLLSVAVNMRHGLPLTRADRTAAVERILGVHPEWSDRALASFAGVSARRVADIRGGLRAGGTGLEARDDTHDLTVGAGIADMAQTILTGGQPFLSADFSLHILDVSLRLAEGRGITETVPLVHTDDTKLTRGRTTTLGHRS; translated from the coding sequence TTGAACGGCGGCGGGCCTGCGGGGGTGCACGCGGGTGGCGGTTCGGAGCGCCTGGCCTTGTTGGGCGGGGCGGAGTTGGTGGATTGCCCTGTCGAGCGTTTGTCGCCGGCCTTGTTGGCGGGTGGGGTTGTTGTGCGTACGGCGGGGGAGGACGTGTCGCATGTCCGGCTTCTGGCCGGGCTGGAATCGGAACTCCCGCCTATTGTCGTGCACCGTTCGACGATGAGGGTCATTGACGGGATGCACCGTGTGCGGGCTGCGGAGATGCGCGGGGACACGGTGATTTTGGTGCAGTTCTTCGACGGTGACGAGGAGGACGCATTCCTTTTGTCGGTCGCTGTGAACATGAGGCACGGCCTTCCGCTGACGCGTGCGGACCGGACCGCGGCCGTGGAGCGGATCCTCGGCGTGCATCCGGAATGGTCCGACCGGGCTCTGGCCTCCTTCGCGGGGGTTTCGGCCCGCAGGGTTGCGGACATCCGCGGTGGTCTGCGCGCCGGTGGTACTGGGCTGGAGGCGCGGGACGACACCCACGACCTCACCGTCGGAGCAGGCATCGCCGACATGGCGCAGACAATCCTGACCGGCGGACAGCCCTTCCTGTCGGCCGACTTCTCCTTGCACATCCTCGATGTCAGCCTGCGGCTGGCCGAGGGCCGAGGCATCACCGAGACCGTGCCCCTCGTCCACACCGACGACACCAAACTCACCCGCGGCCGGACGACCACGCTCGGCCACAGGAGCTGA
- a CDS encoding LysR family transcriptional regulator, translated as MWESGRVSILETREMECFVAVAESLHFGAAAERLGTTQPAVSRTVARLERRLGVRLLDRTTRQVALTPVGETFLADCRAILVSVERAARQARRSGQSGRLVVAVRPGTAQGAFADVLASYRARPGSIPVDVVFTHMQEAALRDGTADVALLCQTDPLPEDLGRMEVGWEEPVALLPVGHPLAARSALKLADLLALGNFTERLPLESLESVIDRVALADLVVITGHTARRRLGPTVTAVPVLDSPSAHLHLTWLPTVQNPERDVLLRRAGHVLDAVRSRQPVH; from the coding sequence ATGTGGGAATCTGGCCGCGTGAGCATATTGGAGACCCGCGAGATGGAGTGCTTCGTCGCTGTGGCGGAGTCCCTCCATTTCGGGGCAGCGGCCGAACGACTCGGCACCACGCAGCCTGCTGTGTCCCGGACCGTGGCTCGACTGGAGCGCCGCCTGGGAGTACGCCTGCTGGATCGGACCACCCGGCAGGTGGCCTTGACGCCTGTCGGTGAAACTTTCCTTGCCGACTGCCGCGCGATCCTGGTGAGTGTTGAGCGGGCGGCGCGGCAGGCGCGGAGGTCCGGACAGTCCGGGCGGCTCGTGGTGGCCGTGCGGCCGGGCACCGCACAAGGGGCCTTTGCTGACGTTCTTGCTTCCTACCGTGCCCGTCCCGGCAGCATCCCGGTGGATGTCGTCTTCACACATATGCAGGAGGCCGCACTGCGCGACGGTACCGCCGATGTCGCACTGCTGTGCCAGACGGACCCGTTGCCCGAGGACCTGGGAAGGATGGAAGTCGGATGGGAAGAACCGGTGGCGCTGCTACCGGTAGGCCATCCCCTGGCCGCGCGCAGCGCGCTGAAGCTGGCCGACCTGCTCGCCCTCGGGAACTTCACCGAGCGGCTGCCGCTTGAGAGCTTGGAATCCGTCATCGACCGGGTGGCGCTCGCGGACCTCGTGGTGATCACCGGGCACACCGCCCGGCGCCGGCTCGGTCCGACGGTGACCGCCGTCCCGGTGCTGGACTCGCCGAGTGCTCACCTGCACCTCACCTGGCTGCCGACGGTGCAGAACCCGGAGCGTGACGTGCTGCTGCGCAGGGCGGGGCACGTCCTCGATGCCGTGAGGAGCCGGCAGCCGGTCCATTGA
- a CDS encoding winged helix-turn-helix transcriptional regulator, translating to MALGTGYRMDDCAIARTLDVVGERWTLLIISYLFFGLRRYSDIRKRLGISPAVLTQRLNGLVEEGIVARVPGAGAHDEYELTPRGETLWPVVSGLAQFGNKNYLEPKFRQDFTHHQCGTSLDDTGYCERCQVVPAARDVDRQPRPVDLEPAYTPTRGTEPHRLLGPLPR from the coding sequence ATGGCACTCGGTACTGGCTATCGGATGGACGACTGCGCGATCGCCCGCACGCTCGACGTCGTGGGCGAACGATGGACGCTGCTGATCATCAGCTACCTGTTCTTCGGACTTCGCCGCTACAGCGACATCCGCAAACGCCTCGGCATCTCACCCGCCGTGCTCACTCAGCGGTTGAACGGCCTCGTCGAGGAAGGCATCGTGGCCCGCGTCCCCGGCGCCGGAGCCCACGACGAGTACGAGCTCACCCCCAGGGGAGAGACCCTCTGGCCCGTCGTTTCCGGGCTCGCGCAATTCGGCAACAAGAATTACCTCGAGCCGAAGTTCCGGCAGGACTTCACACACCACCAGTGCGGCACGAGCCTCGACGACACCGGATACTGCGAGCGTTGCCAGGTCGTTCCCGCTGCCCGCGACGTCGACCGTCAGCCCCGACCCGTCGACCTCGAACCCGCCTACACCCCCACCCGCGGCACCGAGCCCCACCGACTCCTCGGACCTCTCCCTCGCTGA
- a CDS encoding family 1 encapsulin nanocompartment shell protein produces MNNLHRELAPITPQAWAQIEDEARRTFQRNVGGRRVVDVTGPDGPTLAAAGTGHLTAIDAPAQGVFARLRQVQPLVELRVPFKVTRDAVDNVERGAQDSDWQPVKDAVRAMAFAEDRAVFEGYAAAGIDGLRRRTSNPVVSLPTEPRNYPDAVSRALTTLRLAGVAGPYSLVLGADAYTAVSETSDHGYPIAEHLGRLLDGPPVWAPAIDGAFLLSTRGGDFELRLGEDLAIGYTAYDANQIEMYFRQTLTFLVYTDEAVVAFTS; encoded by the coding sequence ATGAACAACCTCCACCGCGAACTCGCCCCCATCACACCCCAGGCGTGGGCACAGATCGAGGACGAGGCCCGTCGCACCTTCCAGCGCAACGTCGGGGGCCGCCGGGTCGTGGACGTGACCGGACCCGATGGACCCACGCTGGCGGCAGCCGGCACCGGTCATCTCACCGCCATCGATGCTCCCGCACAGGGCGTCTTCGCGCGACTGCGTCAGGTGCAACCTCTGGTCGAACTCCGCGTCCCCTTCAAGGTCACCCGCGACGCGGTGGACAACGTCGAGCGCGGTGCTCAGGACTCCGACTGGCAGCCCGTCAAGGACGCGGTGCGCGCCATGGCCTTCGCCGAGGACCGGGCCGTCTTCGAAGGATACGCGGCAGCGGGCATCGACGGGCTACGGCGGCGCACCTCCAATCCCGTGGTCAGCCTCCCGACCGAGCCCCGCAATTACCCGGATGCCGTCAGCCGGGCTCTGACGACGCTGCGCCTGGCCGGGGTCGCCGGCCCCTACTCGCTGGTGCTGGGCGCCGATGCGTACACCGCGGTGAGCGAGACGTCCGACCACGGCTATCCCATCGCCGAGCATCTCGGTCGCTTGCTGGACGGGCCGCCCGTCTGGGCACCCGCGATCGACGGCGCCTTCCTTCTGTCCACCCGGGGCGGCGACTTCGAACTGCGCCTCGGTGAGGACCTCGCGATCGGCTACACCGCCTACGATGCGAACCAGATCGAGATGTACTTCCGTCAGACTTTGACTTTCCTGGTGTACACGGATGAGGCCGTGGTGGCATTCACCTCCTGA
- a CDS encoding winged helix-turn-helix transcriptional regulator yields the protein MSSSKIGAARVDVLRDVRRKPGPCAQWDSQETDFIREILDLVGDKWSVLIIGTLADGPVRYSELADAIPGISQRMLTLTLKHLQRSGLVNRTAYPEVPPRVEYSLTGLGTSLLSTVLDLAAWSAGHHREIRGHQRAFDAEVTPTKR from the coding sequence ATGAGCTCGAGCAAGATCGGCGCGGCGCGTGTCGACGTACTGCGAGATGTGCGGCGAAAGCCGGGCCCGTGCGCCCAGTGGGACAGCCAGGAGACGGACTTCATCCGCGAGATTCTCGACCTGGTCGGTGACAAGTGGAGCGTGCTGATCATCGGCACGCTTGCCGACGGCCCTGTGCGCTATTCCGAGCTCGCGGACGCGATTCCCGGCATCTCCCAGCGCATGCTCACCCTCACCCTGAAGCACCTCCAGCGCAGCGGGCTCGTGAACCGCACCGCGTACCCGGAGGTCCCGCCCCGTGTCGAGTACTCCCTGACCGGCCTGGGCACCTCGCTGCTGTCCACGGTTCTGGATCTGGCCGCCTGGTCCGCCGGCCATCACCGTGAAATCCGCGGCCATCAGCGCGCGTTCGACGCCGAGGTGACACCGACGAAGCGGTGA
- a CDS encoding Mu transposase domain-containing protein, with translation MQRSIFASAGQQAFFEGHVHALNVLGGVSTGRAHYDDLRAAVAQVLGLSRRRVEAERWTAFRSHYGLDAFDCQPGIGGADEKGGVEGQTGWFHRNHLVPVPEVDMLATSNAMIERWDQEDDARRIRSRPRTIGVCFAAEQPWLVPLPEEPFETGRLFTPRVYRYSQNCVRMNRCSVPGRLIGWTVRVILPASALVAYDGREEGARHERLITRDATRLELSSPATSRPPPGPAYQSTLRSLR, from the coding sequence GTGCAGAGAAGCATCTTCGCCTCGGCGGGCCAGCAGGCGTTCTTCGAGGGCCACGTCCACGCTCTCAACGTGCTGGGCGGAGTGTCGACCGGGAGAGCCCACTACGACGATCTCAGGGCCGCCGTCGCCCAGGTACTGGGCCTTTCCCGTCGCCGGGTGGAAGCCGAACGCTGGACTGCCTTTCGTTCGCACTACGGTCTGGACGCCTTCGACTGCCAGCCGGGCATTGGCGGCGCCGATGAGAAGGGCGGAGTCGAGGGACAGACCGGCTGGTTCCACCGCAACCACCTCGTCCCCGTCCCCGAAGTGGACATGCTTGCCACGAGCAACGCGATGATCGAAAGGTGGGACCAGGAGGACGACGCCCGTCGCATCAGGTCCCGTCCCCGCACGATCGGCGTGTGTTTTGCGGCCGAGCAGCCATGGTTGGTGCCCCTGCCGGAGGAACCGTTCGAGACCGGGCGGCTCTTCACCCCACGGGTCTATCGCTACAGCCAGAACTGTGTCCGGATGAACCGCTGCTCGGTGCCGGGCCGCCTGATCGGGTGGACCGTTCGGGTCATACTGCCTGCCTCCGCTTTGGTGGCCTACGACGGCCGCGAGGAAGGCGCCCGGCACGAACGGCTCATCACCCGCGACGCCACCCGCCTCGAACTGTCCTCTCCTGCTACCTCCAGGCCGCCACCCGGCCCCGCCTACCAGTCGACGCTTCGTTCGCTTCGTTGA
- a CDS encoding MFS transporter small subunit: MADTSSTPDRRALIALSWLWVGAPLCYGLYELVLKAKQLFTG, translated from the coding sequence ATGGCCGACACCAGCAGCACGCCTGACCGGCGGGCACTGATCGCCCTCTCCTGGCTGTGGGTTGGAGCGCCCCTGTGCTACGGCCTCTACGAACTCGTCCTGAAGGCCAAACAGCTCTTCACCGGGTGA
- a CDS encoding FMN-dependent NADH-azoreductase: MSYLLRIDSSASGDASHSRQVADTFAKDWSGDVVTRDLALNPLGHLDAAGITVRTTPAHEQTPEQQEAAALQDELVEEFLGASAYLFAVPMYNYSMPSVFKAWLDHIMIVGRTFGTGGTAPASGRPAVLVSARGGGYGPGSPQYGKDFVVPALETILGDTLGLDVRTITPELTYAPIMQPLRHLVPLYETSLARAHDLARRHAADLSPAA; the protein is encoded by the coding sequence ATGTCCTACCTTCTCCGTATCGACTCCTCCGCCTCCGGCGACGCCTCGCACTCCCGGCAGGTCGCCGACACCTTCGCCAAGGACTGGAGCGGAGACGTCGTCACCCGCGACCTCGCCCTCAACCCGCTCGGTCACCTGGACGCCGCCGGCATCACCGTCCGTACGACCCCTGCCCACGAGCAGACCCCCGAGCAGCAGGAAGCAGCGGCACTGCAGGATGAACTCGTCGAGGAGTTCCTGGGCGCGAGCGCCTACCTGTTCGCGGTCCCGATGTACAACTACTCGATGCCCTCGGTGTTCAAGGCATGGCTCGACCACATCATGATCGTCGGGAGGACCTTCGGAACGGGCGGCACCGCCCCCGCCTCCGGGCGCCCCGCCGTCCTCGTCTCCGCCCGCGGCGGCGGCTACGGTCCCGGCAGCCCGCAATACGGCAAGGACTTCGTCGTTCCCGCTCTGGAGACCATCCTCGGCGACACGCTGGGCCTCGACGTCCGCACCATCACTCCCGAGCTCACGTATGCGCCGATCATGCAGCCGCTGCGGCACCTGGTCCCGCTCTACGAGACCTCGCTGGCCCGGGCCCACGACCTGGCCCGCCGCCACGCCGCGGACCTGTCCCCCGCGGCCTAG
- a CDS encoding MFS transporter, with amino-acid sequence MTEATVSRGRRWPSVPSGVGFAGVSAAMVAILVAAGAPTPLLPIYEHEWGFPAWMLTLAFGVYAIALLVSILVIGSLSDHIGRRPLMIFALGLELVSMLVFLFAPSVGWLIVARIVQGIATGAASSSLSAAVVELAPANRKKLGALMSGLAPLAGLAIGALFAGLLAQYATDPYAVVWLVLVLVTVAGTVFVLFVPETVTRKPGAVASLTPRVSLPAQVRGLFAASLAGSSARS; translated from the coding sequence ATGACCGAAGCAACTGTGTCGAGGGGGCGGCGTTGGCCGTCCGTTCCGTCCGGCGTCGGGTTCGCCGGAGTGTCGGCGGCGATGGTCGCCATCCTGGTCGCGGCGGGCGCCCCCACGCCGCTGCTGCCGATCTACGAACACGAATGGGGTTTCCCGGCGTGGATGCTCACCCTCGCGTTCGGCGTGTACGCGATCGCGCTGCTGGTGTCGATCCTCGTGATCGGGTCGCTGTCAGATCACATCGGGCGCCGACCGCTGATGATCTTCGCCCTGGGGCTGGAACTGGTGAGCATGCTGGTGTTCCTGTTCGCCCCGTCGGTCGGCTGGCTGATCGTGGCCCGGATCGTTCAGGGCATCGCGACGGGAGCCGCGTCCAGCTCGCTCAGCGCCGCCGTCGTCGAGCTGGCGCCCGCGAACCGGAAGAAGCTCGGGGCGCTCATGAGCGGCCTCGCACCCCTGGCCGGTCTCGCGATCGGCGCACTCTTCGCGGGACTCCTGGCCCAGTACGCCACTGATCCTTATGCGGTCGTCTGGCTGGTCCTGGTCCTCGTGACGGTGGCCGGCACCGTGTTCGTCCTCTTCGTCCCGGAGACCGTGACCCGCAAGCCCGGCGCGGTGGCCTCACTGACCCCGCGGGTGTCGCTGCCGGCGCAGGTCCGCGGCCTGTTCGCCGCGTCGCTTGCGGGATCATCAGCGCGTTCATGA
- a CDS encoding OFA family MFS transporter gives MSAPVAPPGWSRWLIPPAALSVHLSIGQAYAWSVFKPPLESALHLDGTESALPFQLAIVMLGLSAAFGGTLVERNGPRWAMTVALVCFSSGFLIAALGAQTEHYWLIVLGYGFVGGIGLGIGYISPVSTLIKWFPDRPGMATGIAIMGFGGGALIASPWSAQMLDSFGADHSGIALAFLVHGLSYAVFMSLGVLLVRVPRAKEPVGSGQSAFAGVQVSARSAVRTPQFWCLWLVLCMNVTAGIGILEKAAPMIADFFADTSTPVSAFAAAGFVALLSAANMAGRIGWSSTSDLIGRKNIYRVYLGVGALMYLLIASFGDSSKPLFVLCALVILSFYGGGFATIPAYLKDLFGTNEVGAIHGRLLTAWSTAGVLGPLIVNWIADRQEEAGKHGSALYGLSFMIMIGLLVIGFIANEFVRPVHPRHHIPAPKEAADGRHQQHA, from the coding sequence ATGAGTGCTCCTGTTGCTCCCCCGGGATGGAGCCGCTGGCTGATTCCGCCCGCCGCTCTGTCGGTCCACCTGTCCATCGGCCAGGCCTACGCCTGGAGCGTGTTCAAACCGCCCCTGGAGTCCGCGCTCCACCTCGACGGCACCGAAAGCGCGCTGCCGTTCCAACTGGCCATCGTGATGCTCGGTCTGTCCGCCGCGTTCGGCGGCACGCTCGTGGAGCGCAACGGACCGCGCTGGGCGATGACCGTCGCCCTGGTCTGTTTCTCCTCCGGATTCCTGATCGCCGCACTGGGTGCGCAGACCGAGCACTACTGGCTGATCGTCCTGGGCTACGGGTTCGTCGGCGGCATCGGACTGGGCATCGGCTACATATCGCCCGTCTCCACCTTGATCAAGTGGTTCCCAGACCGACCCGGCATGGCCACCGGCATCGCCATCATGGGCTTCGGCGGCGGCGCGCTGATCGCCTCACCCTGGTCGGCGCAGATGCTGGATTCGTTCGGCGCCGACCACTCGGGGATCGCCCTCGCCTTCCTCGTGCACGGGTTGTCGTACGCCGTTTTCATGTCCCTGGGTGTCCTGCTGGTGCGGGTGCCGCGCGCCAAGGAACCGGTCGGGAGCGGGCAGAGCGCCTTCGCCGGCGTTCAGGTATCCGCCCGCAGCGCTGTGCGCACCCCCCAGTTCTGGTGCCTGTGGCTCGTGCTCTGCATGAACGTGACCGCCGGCATCGGCATCCTGGAGAAGGCCGCCCCGATGATCGCGGACTTCTTCGCGGACACCTCCACCCCGGTGTCGGCGTTCGCGGCCGCCGGCTTCGTCGCTCTGCTGTCGGCGGCCAACATGGCGGGCCGCATCGGCTGGTCCTCGACCTCGGACCTGATCGGGCGCAAGAACATCTACCGCGTCTATCTGGGCGTCGGGGCGCTGATGTATCTGCTGATCGCGTCGTTCGGCGACTCGTCCAAGCCCCTGTTCGTCCTGTGCGCGCTCGTGATCCTCTCCTTCTACGGAGGCGGATTCGCGACGATCCCCGCCTACCTCAAGGACCTGTTCGGGACCAATGAGGTCGGCGCGATCCACGGCCGGCTGCTCACCGCCTGGTCGACCGCGGGTGTCCTCGGCCCGCTGATCGTGAACTGGATCGCCGACCGCCAGGAGGAGGCCGGCAAGCACGGATCGGCCCTCTACGGTCTCTCGTTCATGATCATGATCGGGCTGCTCGTCATCGGGTTCATCGCCAACGAGTTCGTACGGCCCGTCCACCCGCGTCACCACATTCCCGCACCGAAGGAGGCCGCCGATGGCCGACACCAGCAGCACGCCTGA
- a CDS encoding DsbA family oxidoreductase, whose translation MRIEMWSDIICPICGVTQLQLRNAVQRFAHGDEVEIVHRSFQVHPGLPEKGITQTRLSLNAGMSIEQMEQVLRPVERRADAEGFGGYHAIDRTLGPTALTHELLAYASDQGKHEEAWTGMFHAHFHESRQLWTMDQLVEFAGEIGLDQEEARAVLTSRRYKSRVDAEQARAQRMGAHGTPFIVIDEKYGVGGGVDTPTLVGAIERAWSESYPARVLTSLGEGDRCGPDGVCAI comes from the coding sequence ATGCGTATCGAGATGTGGTCGGACATCATCTGCCCGATCTGCGGGGTGACCCAACTTCAGCTCCGCAACGCGGTGCAGCGGTTCGCTCATGGGGACGAGGTGGAGATCGTCCACCGCTCCTTCCAGGTCCACCCCGGCCTCCCTGAGAAGGGCATCACCCAGACCCGGCTCAGCCTCAACGCAGGCATGAGCATCGAGCAGATGGAGCAGGTGCTACGCCCGGTCGAGCGCCGCGCCGACGCTGAGGGCTTCGGCGGCTACCACGCCATCGACCGCACGCTCGGGCCGACCGCTCTGACCCATGAGCTCCTTGCCTACGCGAGTGACCAGGGCAAGCACGAAGAGGCCTGGACCGGCATGTTCCACGCGCACTTTCACGAGAGCCGTCAGCTGTGGACGATGGACCAGCTCGTGGAGTTCGCCGGCGAGATCGGGCTCGATCAGGAGGAGGCCCGGGCGGTGCTCACCTCCCGCCGGTACAAGAGTCGGGTGGACGCCGAGCAGGCCCGCGCGCAGCGGATGGGCGCACACGGCACCCCCTTCATCGTGATCGACGAGAAGTACGGCGTCGGCGGCGGCGTCGACACGCCCACACTGGTCGGCGCCATCGAGCGTGCGTGGAGCGAGAGCTACCCCGCTCGTGTGCTGACCTCGCTCGGCGAGGGCGACCGGTGCGGCCCTGACGGAGTCTGCGCGATCTGA